In one Cellulosilyticum sp. I15G10I2 genomic region, the following are encoded:
- the rapZ gene encoding RNase adapter RapZ, which yields MNFIIVTGMSGAGKSSAIKFFEDMGYYCVDNLPPTLITNFAELIAPQEEKLSKVVLGIDIRGGVLFSDLFSSLHDLKSCGHTYEIVYFDCSDQELIKRYKETRRLHPLARSERVEEGIQREREILKEMRSKAHHIIDTSYMLPKDTKEVLFKIYSEKKAFNSLMVTILSFGFKYGMPIDADLVYDVRFAPNPYYIPEMRPYTGNDEIVKNYVMQFEVTQTFVAKLKDMISFLMPNYMQEGKNQLVIGIGCTGGKHRSVTIANALCKFLQDEGHTVIIQHRDIDKDSKRGK from the coding sequence ATGAACTTTATTATTGTAACAGGAATGTCAGGAGCAGGTAAAAGTAGTGCTATAAAGTTTTTTGAAGATATGGGATACTATTGTGTAGATAATCTGCCGCCTACTTTAATAACAAATTTTGCTGAACTTATAGCGCCTCAAGAAGAAAAGTTAAGCAAGGTTGTTTTGGGTATTGATATTAGAGGCGGTGTTTTATTCTCAGATTTATTCAGCAGTTTACATGATCTTAAATCTTGTGGACACACTTATGAAATTGTATATTTTGACTGTAGTGATCAAGAGCTTATTAAACGGTATAAAGAAACAAGGAGGCTCCATCCTTTAGCAAGAAGTGAAAGGGTAGAAGAAGGTATTCAAAGAGAAAGAGAAATCTTAAAGGAAATGAGATCAAAAGCACATCATATTATTGATACATCATATATGCTGCCAAAAGATACTAAAGAAGTGCTTTTTAAAATTTATAGTGAGAAAAAGGCATTTAACAGCTTAATGGTTACGATTCTTTCTTTTGGTTTCAAATATGGGATGCCTATTGATGCAGACCTCGTCTATGATGTAAGATTTGCGCCAAATCCTTATTATATACCAGAAATGAGACCTTATACAGGTAATGATGAGATTGTAAAAAATTATGTAATGCAATTTGAAGTGACACAAACATTTGTTGCAAAATTAAAGGATATGATTAGCTTCCTTATGCCAAACTATATGCAAGAGGGCAAAAATCAGTTAGTTATTGGTATTGGCTGTACAGGGGGCAAACATAGATCTGTAACTATCGCCAATGCACTCTGCAAATTTTTACAAGATGAAGGACATACTGTAATTATTCAACATAGAGATATTGATAAAGATAGTAAAAGAGGGAAGTAA
- a CDS encoding gluconeogenesis factor YvcK family protein: MKMRQQEPKVVVIGGGTGLSAMLKGIKKYTSHISAVVTVADNGGGSGKIREEMGIMPPGDIRNCLVALANTEPIMEKVLQYRFKEGSLKGQNLGNLFLAALTDITGSFEQAVKLTGNVLAITGKVIPVTLENIHLCAQFENGKSIEGETQIVEYGKLNQSLIKEIALNPTNPRPVKEVIYALQEADLIILGPGSLYTSLIPNLLVDLVPMLIERSRAKKIYVANIMSQPGETTGFSIEEHLRILEKYIGNNVIHSVIVNNEIIPDEYLNQYIEEGADILRFDPQNEIWHHVKRVEAPLVKIFKDKKFVRHDSEKLAECIFKEFFN; encoded by the coding sequence ATGAAAATGAGGCAGCAAGAGCCTAAAGTAGTTGTAATAGGTGGGGGAACAGGCTTATCAGCTATGTTAAAAGGTATTAAAAAATATACTTCCCATATAAGTGCTGTTGTAACTGTAGCTGATAATGGAGGTGGCTCAGGTAAAATCAGAGAAGAAATGGGAATCATGCCCCCGGGGGATATTAGAAATTGTCTTGTGGCACTAGCTAATACGGAACCGATCATGGAAAAAGTACTTCAATACAGGTTCAAAGAAGGTTCTTTAAAGGGGCAAAATTTAGGCAATTTATTTTTAGCAGCTTTGACAGATATTACAGGCAGCTTTGAACAAGCTGTTAAGTTGACTGGAAATGTGCTTGCTATTACAGGCAAGGTTATACCCGTTACACTTGAAAATATTCATCTTTGTGCACAATTTGAAAACGGAAAATCTATTGAAGGTGAAACACAAATCGTAGAATATGGCAAATTAAACCAGTCTCTTATTAAAGAGATAGCTTTAAATCCAACTAACCCTAGGCCTGTTAAAGAAGTTATTTATGCACTTCAAGAAGCAGACCTTATCATTCTGGGACCAGGAAGTCTTTATACAAGCCTGATTCCAAATTTATTGGTGGATTTAGTTCCAATGCTTATTGAAAGGTCAAGGGCAAAGAAAATTTATGTAGCCAACATTATGAGTCAGCCAGGAGAAACAACGGGGTTTTCAATTGAAGAACATTTAAGAATACTGGAGAAGTATATTGGAAACAATGTGATACATAGTGTCATTGTTAACAATGAAATAATACCTGATGAGTACCTTAACCAATATATTGAAGAAGGGGCAGATATCTTAAGATTTGACCCGCAAAATGAGATTTGGCATCATGTTAAAAGAGTTGAAGCACCACTTGTTAAGATTTTTAAGGATAAAAAGTTTGTTAGGCACGACTCAGAAAAACTAGCTGAATGTATATTTAAAGAGTTTTTCAATTAA
- the whiA gene encoding DNA-binding protein WhiA, with product MSFSSNVKKELTCVPLGTRHCMIAEIAALILMSGEIKCENGAYSVKFQTENAAVARKYFTMIKKTFNINTKVVFKVSKKFHKKQTYILHIKDHEASLKVLKATTVLKADQEKLIIRDYVDLTIIQSICCKRAYLRGAFLGAGSVSDPEKGYHLEFVSPALKHAEFIKEVMSSLEMDPKIVPRKNNYVVYLKEGTQIVDLLNIMGAHIALMELENIRIIKEVRNNVNRIVNCETANLKKTVSAAVRQVQDIEYIQDTIGISALPDNLQEVATYRLEYPSATLKELGELISHPVGKSGVNHRLKKISEIAEQTRQIRGGVKND from the coding sequence ATGTCTTTTTCCTCCAATGTAAAAAAAGAACTCACTTGTGTTCCATTAGGTACAAGGCATTGTATGATTGCAGAAATCGCTGCGCTTATACTCATGTCAGGGGAGATTAAATGTGAAAACGGGGCTTATTCGGTCAAATTTCAGACAGAAAATGCTGCTGTTGCAAGAAAGTACTTTACAATGATTAAAAAAACTTTTAATATAAATACAAAGGTAGTCTTTAAAGTCAGTAAAAAGTTTCATAAGAAACAAACTTATATTTTACACATTAAAGACCATGAAGCGTCTCTAAAAGTACTAAAGGCAACGACGGTACTTAAGGCAGATCAGGAAAAGTTAATCATTAGAGATTATGTAGATTTAACAATTATACAAAGTATTTGCTGTAAAAGAGCTTATCTAAGAGGGGCGTTTTTAGGAGCAGGCTCGGTAAGCGATCCAGAAAAGGGATATCATCTTGAATTTGTAAGTCCTGCCTTAAAACATGCTGAATTCATTAAAGAGGTCATGAGTTCACTAGAAATGGATCCCAAAATAGTACCACGTAAAAACAACTATGTGGTTTACCTTAAAGAAGGCACACAAATAGTTGATTTGCTGAATATTATGGGAGCACATATTGCACTGATGGAGCTCGAAAATATACGTATTATAAAAGAGGTAAGAAACAATGTAAACCGTATTGTTAATTGTGAAACAGCTAATCTTAAAAAAACAGTATCAGCAGCAGTCAGGCAGGTGCAAGATATAGAGTATATACAAGATACAATAGGTATTTCTGCTTTGCCTGACAACTTACAAGAAGTAGCTACATATCGGTTAGAATATCCAAGTGCTACTTTAAAAGAACTCGGAGAGCTTATCAGCCACCCAGTAGGAAAGTCGGGAGTAAATCATAGACTAAAAAAAATAAGTGAGATTGCAGAGCAAACTAGACAAATCAGAGGAGGAGTTAAAAATGATTAA
- a CDS encoding HPr family phosphocarrier protein, translating into MIKEVIKLEFKNGLEARPAALFVQIASKYESHITVVVNEKQVNAKSIMGMMSLGAIKGQSIEIVADGEDEEEAAAALIRFLTTQEVTE; encoded by the coding sequence ATGATTAAAGAAGTAATTAAACTAGAATTCAAAAATGGACTGGAGGCAAGACCAGCAGCGTTATTTGTTCAGATCGCCAGCAAATATGAAAGTCATATTACAGTTGTTGTGAATGAAAAGCAAGTTAATGCTAAAAGTATTATGGGTATGATGTCTTTGGGTGCTATTAAGGGACAAAGCATCGAAATTGTAGCTGACGGAGAAGATGAAGAGGAAGCAGCTGCTGCTTTAATAAGATTTCTAACGACTCAAGAAGTAACTGAGTAA
- a CDS encoding sensor histidine kinase — MVVTVIGLIRFGFSLLFGVAVSVLFAGIELTRKNRLIIGLICVIFLFIQTACWWFLGLDLTSKLYPLIIHLPLIVIFSLYHKRPWLISTVSVLSGYLCCQAPRWVGFLAGAAFGSRLANHVFYIGAVFLSYYFLKRYVTRSVRQLMEMSNKSCLLLGGVPLFYYMFDYATTIYTDVLYRGTEWAVQFMPSTVSVFYFVFVLLYYSETQKQASIQRERDMLDMQFRQAQTEFASLRQMQQNAMAYRHDMRHHFALLQGLASKEQIEEIKKYLRTAQSDMDTITPMRFCENETVNLILSSFAVKAHQSGILLTVEARLPDALPFSDTELCSLLSNALENAIQASENIADSKERYIKLRVYAKNNKLCIDIRNSYHTEPIFHEGLPVSKKQGHGFGTKSMAHIVEKHGGVYQFSIKDGCFIFQATT, encoded by the coding sequence ATGGTGGTAACAGTGATAGGACTTATACGATTTGGATTTTCTCTGCTTTTTGGCGTAGCGGTGTCGGTTCTCTTTGCAGGCATAGAACTCACCCGCAAAAACAGGCTTATCATTGGCCTAATCTGTGTAATTTTTCTTTTCATTCAGACCGCCTGCTGGTGGTTTTTGGGCTTGGACTTAACCTCCAAGCTTTATCCCCTGATCATCCACCTGCCGCTGATAGTAATATTTTCTCTATATCATAAGCGTCCGTGGCTCATTTCCACCGTCAGCGTGCTTTCGGGTTACCTGTGCTGTCAAGCACCACGCTGGGTGGGTTTCCTTGCAGGAGCTGCCTTTGGTAGCAGACTTGCAAACCACGTTTTTTATATTGGGGCTGTGTTTCTGTCCTATTATTTTCTGAAAAGATATGTGACTAGGTCCGTCCGGCAGCTTATGGAGATGTCCAATAAATCTTGCTTGCTTTTAGGCGGCGTACCACTTTTTTACTATATGTTCGACTACGCTACCACTATCTATACCGATGTGCTTTACAGAGGTACTGAATGGGCGGTTCAGTTCATGCCCTCAACAGTATCTGTTTTCTATTTTGTATTTGTCCTCCTTTACTACTCTGAGACGCAAAAACAGGCAAGCATCCAAAGAGAGCGAGACATGCTGGATATGCAGTTTAGGCAGGCACAAACAGAATTTGCTTCTCTGCGACAGATGCAGCAGAATGCTATGGCCTATCGGCACGATATGCGCCACCATTTCGCTCTTTTACAGGGGCTGGCCTCCAAGGAACAAATAGAGGAGATCAAAAAGTATCTACGGACTGCCCAATCCGATATGGATACCATCACGCCCATGCGATTTTGTGAAAACGAAACCGTTAATCTGATTTTGTCCTCTTTTGCCGTCAAAGCACACCAATCGGGAATCCTATTGACAGTAGAAGCAAGGTTGCCTGACGCGCTTCCCTTTAGTGACACCGAGCTTTGCTCCCTATTGTCAAACGCTTTGGAAAACGCCATACAAGCCTCTGAAAATATAGCAGACAGCAAAGAACGCTATATCAAACTGCGTGTGTATGCCAAGAATAATAAGCTGTGCATTGACATTCGCAACAGCTATCACACAGAACCCATATTCCACGAGGGTCTTCCTGTGTCAAAAAAACAGGGGCATGGCTTTGGCACAAAAAGCATGGCGCATATCGTGGAAAAACACGGTGGCGTATACCAGTTTTCGATCAAGGATGGCTGTTTTATATTCCAAGCAACTACATAA
- a CDS encoding LytR/AlgR family response regulator transcription factor — protein MLQIAVCDDNIEELSNMVQLIDLYRTSKNFNCQYAVFTNGFELVSVLEKGKRFDIYCLDIIMPGFTGIDVAKEIRGFDKTAPILFFTSSPEYALESYSVKAINYILKPISKEKLFFTFDELLEQIKAKKDENAIIVKSSEGIQKILISNLVFAEVIGRNVLYHMHSGKIIECTEAFSSVCDNLVKHGCFIRPHRSYLVNMQYVDTIQNHQITLQTLSFVPVAQGRAKEMKAQYLNYQMEGE, from the coding sequence ATGCTACAGATTGCAGTCTGTGATGACAATATTGAAGAGCTATCCAATATGGTACAGCTCATAGACCTATACAGGACATCAAAAAATTTTAACTGCCAATACGCTGTCTTTACAAACGGATTTGAACTGGTTTCGGTCTTAGAAAAAGGAAAACGGTTTGATATATACTGTCTGGATATTATTATGCCGGGCTTTACAGGCATTGATGTGGCAAAGGAAATTCGGGGTTTTGACAAAACCGCGCCGATTTTATTCTTTACCTCCTCCCCTGAGTATGCCTTAGAGAGCTATTCAGTGAAAGCCATCAATTACATACTAAAGCCAATCTCAAAAGAAAAACTATTCTTTACCTTTGACGAGCTACTAGAGCAAATCAAAGCAAAAAAGGATGAGAATGCTATTATCGTAAAGAGTAGTGAGGGCATTCAAAAAATACTGATCTCCAATTTGGTTTTTGCCGAGGTCATCGGCAGAAATGTGTTGTATCATATGCACTCGGGCAAGATAATCGAATGTACAGAAGCCTTTTCCTCTGTCTGTGATAATCTTGTGAAACATGGATGTTTTATCAGACCCCACCGCTCCTATCTTGTGAATATGCAGTATGTGGATACCATCCAAAATCATCAGATAACCTTACAAACCCTTTCCTTTGTCCCCGTTGCACAGGGCAGGGCAAAGGAGATGAAAGCGCAGTATCTGAATTATCAAATGGAAGGGGAATAA
- a CDS encoding LemA family protein produces MLPTLIAIGIIVVSILLWVISTQRRLVVLDENISNAMSQIGVQLSSRFDALTALLDLTKGYAKHESETLIETIKSRRSVITAKSTPNDVLHQEGIISEALGRIAMVTEQYPELAANQTYIKTMNAVEIFENMVRTSHLIYNDSVIKLNREIRMFPVAMIAGMLGFGQREYLIEQAGKADMPSMK; encoded by the coding sequence ATGTTACCAACCCTAATAGCAATTGGCATAATCGTCGTGTCAATCTTACTATGGGTAATCTCTACCCAACGCAGACTTGTAGTATTGGATGAGAATATAAGCAACGCCATGAGTCAGATCGGTGTGCAGCTCTCTAGCCGTTTCGACGCCCTGACAGCACTTTTGGATTTGACAAAGGGCTATGCCAAACATGAAAGCGAAACGCTGATTGAAACCATCAAATCAAGAAGAAGCGTCATTACGGCAAAGTCAACACCCAATGATGTGCTGCACCAAGAGGGAATTATTTCCGAAGCCTTGGGCAGGATTGCCATGGTAACGGAGCAATACCCGGAACTGGCAGCAAACCAAACCTATATCAAAACCATGAATGCTGTGGAAATCTTTGAAAACATGGTGCGCACCAGCCACCTGATTTACAATGACAGCGTGATTAAGCTCAACCGTGAAATTCGCATGTTCCCGGTTGCCATGATCGCTGGAATGTTGGGCTTTGGACAAAGAGAGTATCTTATTGAGCAGGCAGGCAAGGCAGATATGCCAAGTATGAAATGA
- a CDS encoding superoxide dismutase, translating to MKDLLPLLLMTAATSLNRNRYAYSRIAHTNTNNDFAAQTGPFELPALPYAYDALEPHIDEETMRVHHDGHHRAYVNNLNEALSQYPELYNFSLEELLRRANALPSDIMEDVINNGGGHYNHSFFWKVMSPDGGGEPNGNLKVAIDRTFGSFENFREVFKETALDTFGSGWTWLLKDPSGNLQIVSTANQNTPVPFGLRPIIAIDLWEHAYYLKHKNRRGDYIDDWFNVVDWDHAGELYNR from the coding sequence ATGAAAGACCTACTCCCTTTATTATTAATGACAGCTGCTACAAGTCTTAATAGAAATAGATATGCTTATTCCCGTATTGCTCATACCAACACTAACAATGATTTTGCTGCACAGACAGGACCTTTTGAACTCCCGGCTCTTCCTTATGCCTATGATGCGCTAGAACCTCATATTGATGAAGAAACCATGCGTGTACATCATGATGGCCATCACCGTGCTTATGTAAATAATCTTAATGAAGCACTTTCACAGTATCCAGAACTCTATAATTTCTCACTTGAAGAGTTATTACGTCGTGCTAATGCACTGCCCTCTGATATTATGGAAGATGTTATTAATAATGGTGGCGGTCACTATAATCACTCATTTTTTTGGAAGGTTATGTCTCCAGATGGTGGTGGTGAGCCTAATGGTAACTTAAAGGTTGCAATTGACAGGACATTTGGCAGTTTTGAAAACTTTAGAGAAGTATTTAAAGAGACAGCTCTTGATACCTTTGGTTCTGGATGGACTTGGCTGTTAAAAGATCCTTCAGGCAACTTGCAGATTGTTTCAACTGCTAATCAAAATACCCCCGTTCCTTTTGGACTTAGGCCTATTATCGCTATTGACTTATGGGAACATGCGTATTATCTTAAACATAAAAATCGCCGCGGCGACTATATTGATGATTGGTTTAATGTAGTAGACTGGGATCATGCAGGCGAACTATACAACCGCTAA
- a CDS encoding SpoIID/LytB domain-containing protein: MDKGLKLKSYYKIIMVLGVYCFCSSILFAAVPTTVKIGLESIYKDASSIYISSQNNLQIGYLNDHYFQVEGTLNTNSVSVVKTVEDYYFTGITYYTYMEADNAAKAYGNGAVAAYLAPGTYCVYIKDYNDKLLAAPASYTRIALYNAQNELVFISENNTEPLLLQGSENGYSFPITQVGNSRKYRGAIGVVNGQIGGLTALNTVDLEEYLYGVIPGEMPASWPQEALKTQAVAARSIAVFQYNRFINRGYNLVDTTLCQVYRGFSAECASTNAAVDATRGEVIKYNNKVAEALYSSTSGGVTEDAKYVWGNEVPYLKAVSDSFETEPAQKPWIRTITLSEINSVLMSQGINIGNLQGLEITSRTPAGRVQVLTFIGASGTHTIKNENVRTFFSSTKEGSLKSRLFSFSGFIGTPTATTPSQTVSVMSVDNIVQKNITAITAISSSGIEVLAGNPVVQSAQDKKTLSVQTSQGMTSPMQSELIFGDITVYGQGFGHGVGMSQSGAMGMAKAGYNYIEILKHYYSGVTVER; the protein is encoded by the coding sequence TTGGATAAAGGACTTAAACTAAAAAGCTATTATAAGATTATTATGGTGCTAGGCGTATATTGTTTTTGCAGCAGTATTCTTTTTGCAGCAGTACCCACTACGGTTAAGATTGGGTTAGAATCTATTTATAAAGATGCCTCAAGTATTTACATATCAAGCCAAAATAATCTGCAGATAGGATATTTAAATGACCATTATTTCCAAGTAGAAGGAACGCTGAATACCAATAGTGTTTCGGTTGTAAAAACCGTCGAGGACTACTATTTTACAGGGATTACTTATTATACGTATATGGAAGCAGACAATGCTGCAAAAGCTTATGGTAACGGCGCAGTAGCAGCCTATTTAGCACCAGGTACTTATTGTGTATACATAAAAGATTATAATGACAAACTATTAGCAGCGCCTGCATCTTATACAAGAATAGCCTTATACAATGCTCAAAATGAACTTGTTTTTATTAGTGAGAATAATACTGAACCCCTTCTTTTGCAGGGCTCAGAAAACGGCTACAGCTTTCCTATTACACAAGTAGGCAACAGCAGAAAGTATAGAGGTGCAATAGGGGTTGTTAATGGACAAATAGGTGGACTGACAGCTTTAAATACTGTTGATTTAGAGGAATATTTATATGGGGTTATTCCTGGTGAAATGCCCGCTTCATGGCCCCAAGAAGCCCTAAAGACACAAGCGGTAGCGGCAAGATCTATAGCTGTTTTTCAATACAATCGTTTTATAAATCGAGGTTATAACCTTGTAGATACGACACTGTGTCAAGTTTATAGAGGATTTAGCGCAGAGTGTGCCAGCACAAACGCAGCAGTAGATGCAACAAGAGGAGAAGTCATTAAGTACAACAATAAGGTTGCAGAGGCGCTATATTCTTCAACGAGTGGGGGAGTAACCGAGGATGCAAAATATGTATGGGGAAATGAAGTGCCTTATCTTAAAGCTGTATCAGATAGTTTTGAGACAGAACCTGCTCAAAAACCATGGATACGTACCATTACACTCAGTGAAATAAATAGTGTTTTGATGAGCCAAGGCATCAACATAGGTAATCTGCAAGGACTAGAGATTACATCAAGAACACCTGCAGGTAGGGTGCAAGTTTTAACATTTATAGGAGCAAGTGGTACCCATACAATAAAGAATGAGAACGTTAGAACTTTTTTTAGCAGTACAAAAGAAGGCTCTCTAAAAAGCAGATTGTTTAGTTTTTCAGGGTTTATAGGGACGCCAACAGCCACTACACCATCTCAAACAGTTAGTGTGATGTCAGTAGATAACATCGTTCAAAAGAATATTACAGCGATTACGGCGATTAGTTCGTCGGGAATAGAAGTGCTTGCTGGAAACCCAGTGGTTCAGTCAGCCCAAGATAAGAAGACGCTTTCAGTACAGACAAGCCAAGGGATGACAAGTCCTATGCAAAGTGAACTGATATTCGGAGATATAACCGTATATGGACAAGGTTTTGGACATGGGGTAGGGATGTCTCAAAGTGGTGCTATGGGAATGGCTAAAGCTGGTTATAATTATATAGAGATTCTTAAACATTATTATAGTGGTGTAACAGTAGAAAGATAG
- the queA gene encoding tRNA preQ1(34) S-adenosylmethionine ribosyltransferase-isomerase QueA: protein MKTSDFSFALPESLIAQVPLSDRVASRLMLLNKHSGSIEHRHFYNIIDYLNPGDCLVLNNTRVIPARLFGEKYPSGGKVEFLLLTRKENKTWEVLVKPGKKAKIGDKILFGAGLLTATIKDIIEDGKRIVEFEYEGIFEEVLDQLGEMPLPPYIHEKLEDKERYQTVYAKHEGSAAAPTAGLHFTQELLGKIEEKGVKIAYVTLHVGLGTFRPVKVENVLEHDMHSEYYSIESGDAHIINTVKQNGGKVIAVGTTSTRTLESNAREDGMIEAGSGWTNIFIYPGYTFKCIDGLITNFHLPESTLIMLVSALAGKENVLRAYNEAVKEEYRFFSFGDAMFIHA, encoded by the coding sequence ATGAAAACATCAGATTTTAGTTTCGCACTTCCAGAAAGTCTTATTGCACAGGTGCCTTTAAGCGATAGAGTCGCCTCAAGGCTTATGTTATTAAATAAGCACTCAGGAAGCATTGAGCATAGACATTTTTATAACATCATAGACTATTTAAACCCTGGAGATTGTCTTGTGCTTAATAATACAAGAGTTATTCCTGCAAGACTATTTGGTGAGAAGTATCCATCAGGCGGAAAGGTGGAATTCCTTCTTCTTACAAGAAAAGAAAACAAAACATGGGAAGTGCTTGTTAAGCCAGGGAAAAAGGCTAAGATAGGTGATAAAATTCTATTTGGAGCAGGACTGCTTACGGCAACTATTAAAGATATTATTGAGGATGGCAAAAGAATTGTAGAATTTGAATATGAAGGGATATTTGAAGAGGTGCTTGACCAACTAGGAGAGATGCCGCTTCCACCTTATATTCATGAAAAATTAGAGGATAAAGAACGTTATCAGACAGTCTATGCAAAACACGAAGGTAGTGCTGCTGCCCCAACAGCTGGGCTTCATTTTACACAAGAGCTGCTAGGTAAAATCGAAGAAAAGGGAGTGAAAATAGCTTATGTTACACTCCATGTAGGCCTTGGGACCTTTAGACCGGTTAAAGTAGAAAATGTCTTGGAGCATGATATGCACTCAGAATATTATAGTATTGAATCAGGAGATGCTCACATCATTAATACAGTTAAGCAAAATGGTGGCAAAGTAATAGCTGTGGGTACAACAAGTACGAGAACCTTAGAATCAAATGCAAGAGAAGATGGCATGATTGAGGCAGGCAGTGGATGGACAAATATTTTTATTTATCCTGGGTATACCTTTAAATGTATAGATGGGCTGATTACTAATTTTCATCTGCCTGAGTCTACGCTTATTATGTTAGTAAGTGCCTTAGCAGGGAAAGAAAATGTACTTAGAGCCTATAATGAAGCAGTTAAAGAAGAATATAGATTTTTTAGTTTTGGAGATGCTATGTTTATCCATGCATAG
- a CDS encoding acyl-[acyl-carrier-protein] thioesterase — protein sequence MSLRLREVHKIEFEDIDFTEKLAMHGIVHYMQQVAANHAIKLGFSYYKNTEKPKYYWVISRVKFEMYKYPSWQDQMAIETYPGGYDKLFAVRLFDLFDQEGEKIGHIIGNYILMDAETERPVRIKGIQGAMNVLDFPYEGEKLDKLVLPTKIIKQDIRKARYTEIDVNKHMNNAYYVKWVVDMIDLEDFYHKEIESLQLNYNTSVTYDTKVKVVMGTNAEDERIVYGTSLDDTVNYFSAKLVMRDIR from the coding sequence GTGTCATTAAGATTAAGAGAAGTGCACAAAATAGAGTTTGAAGATATAGATTTTACAGAGAAGCTTGCAATGCATGGCATTGTACATTATATGCAGCAAGTGGCAGCCAATCACGCGATTAAGCTTGGGTTTAGCTATTATAAAAATACAGAAAAACCCAAATACTACTGGGTAATTTCAAGAGTTAAGTTTGAGATGTATAAGTACCCAAGTTGGCAGGATCAAATGGCTATAGAAACTTATCCTGGGGGATATGATAAGCTTTTTGCAGTCAGATTGTTTGACTTATTTGATCAAGAAGGGGAAAAGATAGGTCATATCATAGGTAACTATATCCTGATGGATGCAGAAACGGAGCGGCCAGTTAGAATAAAAGGTATTCAAGGGGCTATGAATGTTTTAGATTTCCCTTATGAGGGAGAAAAACTAGATAAACTTGTGCTGCCAACTAAGATCATCAAACAAGATATTAGAAAAGCAAGATATACAGAGATAGATGTGAATAAACATATGAATAATGCCTACTATGTGAAGTGGGTTGTGGATATGATTGATCTTGAAGACTTTTATCATAAAGAAATAGAAAGCCTTCAGCTTAATTATAATACATCAGTTACTTATGATACAAAAGTTAAAGTCGTGATGGGAACTAATGCCGAAGATGAACGCATTGTTTACGGGACAAGTTTAGATGATACGGTCAATTATTTTAGTGCCAAATTAGTCATGAGAGATATAAGGTGA